From the Alphaproteobacteria bacterium CG11_big_fil_rev_8_21_14_0_20_39_49 genome, the window TGTTGCCTTCACGCTCGGCAATAACTTCCAAAGCATTAGCTACGGCATAAAGCAATGCCGAAGGGTTGAACAACACTTCTTTGCCGTTGCTTTTTAGGTACTTGATGTATAAATCGGGAGCAGTGCCATGCGGTGCTTCAAACAGCATAGTTCCTTGCTTACTGGCAATAATTGAACTTGCTGTCGCAAGGCTTCCGCCTAGGGCTGCGGTTATATCGGAGAAAATATCACCATCTAGATTTAGTGCTGCGTATCTGGCATTGCGAGGAGGGTCGCAAACCATTTTATTAAGCTGCTTAGACGGTGTCATCATCATAAGTGGCGGAGGTGTTTTGCCGCCTTCGGCTAATTCGTCACGCACTTCGTTTATTATATCGCTGAATAAATTATCATATTCCATATATTCACGCTTCAAGCCGAAATAAATCTCCTGATCTTTTTTTGCAGCATCGGCAAAAGATTGCCCCACCCAATCTTTAATGGCTTTAGGGTCATTGCTCATAAGCATAATAGGGTCACCTGCCGAAACCTCACGTGCGTGTAAGGTGCGAGTGCCTATGGATATTGTTAAGATTCCGTTATCCTGAGCAGGGGTATTAAAACTGCCGTATTGATCCCCGCCTCCTGCACTCATACGTGAAATAGCCACTCGGTGTTTTCGTTCAGGCACGCCATATTCTTTTAGTTCATTAACTAACTTATACATTTTACGACCCGACGTGTTATCGGGTATTCCCCATAATGCACTATCAGGAGGATTAACAACCATTGCCGCCGCCTGTGCGTCAATTAGCCCATATTCATATTTAAGCCCTTTTTGGTTAAATTTATCGGCAAATTTATGTTTAAAAACTTCTTCGACCGCATCTTTCATAACACCGTCATAACCGGGCATTACGGTGTCTTTAAGACCTACATATACATCACGACCTTCTTTTATTGCACGGCTAAATAAATCTTCCGCCCACTTCTTTACCTGTTGAATATCGTTAGTGGCTAAAAGATACGGATCGCCTTTTTCAATAGGGCGACTATGTAGCAGGTGTTTTTTACCTTTGCTATCGGTGAATTCTAAACGCAAAATACCGCCAAACTGCGACACCTGATTGAAGCTGTCTATAAGACCGCCTGTCTCCATAGTTAAAACATCAATTTTTTTACCATGCCACTGTGGAATAATCTGTTTTAAGTTGTTAAAAGGTATATCCTCACGGGTTATATTGCCGTGTATCCCTTTGCGGATAGTGCCGTTAGGAGATTTTGTAGCTAGTTTATCAAGGCTTTTTTTATCAATTGCATGCCCCTGTGCTAAAAGCTCGGCTATTAAATCATCTAACTGTTTTTTATTTACGGTAATACCGGCATTTTTAATACCTACTCCACATTCAAGAAGCCTTTCTACGGAATCGGTAACAATTTTACCGTTAGTTTTAAGGCGGTTTTTTGCAGATAAATCCATTTCATGCAGGGGAATTTTTAAATACTTCTTAACAAACCGCTCGATAATCATATCAAAAGCAACCTGTGCCATTTCATCGCCATGCAAGATAACTAAAGGACTTTTTACCTCAATTTTTTTCATAAAAACTTTACCTAACTTTTTTTTGATGCTTGTCAAATTGCAAACTAGCATCTTTAATTTTTTATGTCACTCAAAGGAATATTTTTTTATGAAAATAATTTAAAGTAAATTCTATAAGAGAAACGTCATTACCCGAAAATACGAAATAATAATAAGTTTACTTAATTATTTTTATAAAGTATTTCGCTAATTGCCAAAGGCAATTATAGGGTAATCTCACCAGAATTGCCTATAGCTGTATAAAGCAAACACAGGACGATTAGGTAAATGCATTTGGAATAACTATATACACGCTATTATTTGTTACCTTCGCTGTAATTCGACGGGTATCAGTCAAGCCATAGCCTAATTTATCTAAACAACAGTACCGGAATATCCGATTTGCGGATAATAGATGTGGTTGTACTGCCAAGTATCAGGCTGCGTATTTTTGAATGACCGTATGCACCGATAACCAACAGGTTAATATCATTAGCGGCAGCGTATTCTGCTACAAAATTCTCTACCTGCTTGCCTTTTTGAATATGCGTATGAACATTAAAGCTTGCTGCTTTAAGTTTATCTTCTGCTTCTTTTATAATAGCTTGCGTTTGGGCGTTATCATCACCTGCTTTTAATAAATGACAGTCCGCTCCTTTAAGCAGTGGTGTGTTTGTGATGTAATCTACCGCTTTTTTTACGGACGGGCTGCCGTCATAAGCAATAATGAAACGCTTAATGTCTTTGGGACTATCCGTAGCTATTAATAACGGCTTATGTACAGAACGTGCAACACGCTCTAGGTTTGAACCTAAATGATCCGGTGCATTATTGTGGCTTTCACCACGTTTGCCCATAATAATTATTTCCGCATCGGCTTCTAACTCGCTGATTACTTCTACTAGCGATCCTCGGCGATGTAATATTTCAGGGCTTGAAATGCCAAGCTTTTCAAGTTCTTCTTTGGCGTGATCAAGCATAAGCCGACCTTTTTTTAACTCCAGCCTGCCATGCTCCTCATCGATTTTTGTCAATTCTTCCAGTAACTCGCTTTTAGCACCAAAACCAATGGAACCGCTTAAGTTGCCTTTGGCTTCCATTTCAGCGTGAGGTGCTACAACATGAAGAAGGGATATTTTTAAACTGCTCCGTATAGATACCCATGCACTTAAAATACATACGCTATCGGCATGTTTAGAGCCGTCAATACATGCTATAATCTTGCCCATAGCTACCCCTTTTTAGTGTTTTAGCATTAATTCCATAGCATCCGGTTTATCATGGATTGCCAGTTTTTCTACTATAGTAGCACTTGCTTCGTTTAATCCAAGCACTTTTACATTCGTGCCTTCACGGCGGAATTTCAGCACTATCTTATCAAGCGAACCTACACCTGTTAAATCCCAAAAATGTGCCTGTTTCATATCAATTGTTACACGCTCAACCACTTCTTTAAAGTCGAACTGTGCAGCAAAATTATCGGCAGAGGCAAAAAATACCTGACCGTAAACACGGTAAATGCGGTGCTTTCCTTCATCGGTAAGTTCCGATTGTACCAACAATAGATGTGATACTTTTCTGGCAAAGAATAATGCACTCATCAACACTCCGATAAACACACCAAGTGCCAGATTATGCGTAGCTACAACAACCACAACAGTTGTCACCATCACAAGGCTTGACGATTTCGGATGCGTTTTCAGGTTCTTTACCGATGCCCAGCTAAATGTTCCTATAGAAACCATAATCATCACTGCGACCAGTGCCGCCATAGGGATTTGCTTTACCCAATCACCCAGCACCAGAATCAGGAACAGTAAAAAGCCTCCGGCAAAAAAAGTTGAGAGCCTGCCCCTACCGCCTGACTTAACGTTAATAACCGACTGCCCTATCATTGCACAGCCTGCCATACCGCCGAAGAATCCCGCAACAATATTGGCAATACCCTGCCCTGCACATTCACGGTTTTTCTGACTTGGCGTATCGGTTAAATCATCTACGATTACCGCCGTCATCAATGATTCGAGCAAACCGACCGCTGCCAGTGTAATCGAATAAGGCAGAATAATCATGAGCGTTTCAAAGTTAAACGGAATATTCGGAATCATAAATAAAGGAAAAGTATCAGGCAACTGCCCCATATCGCCTACGGTACGAATATCCAAGCCCATAAAAATACTAAATGCGGTCAGAACGACAATCGCTATCAGTGGAGAGGGTACTGCTTTGGTGATATAAGGTAAGCCATAAATAATTCCCAAGCCTGCCGCCACCATTGCATACATCTGCCAGCTAGCACCGCCAAATTCCGGCAACTGTGCCATAAAAATCAGGATTGCTAACGCATTGACAAAACCTGTTACTACCGATTTGGAAACAAACCGTAAGAGTGAGCCGAGCTTTAAAAATCCTGCTATAATCTGAAGAATACCTGTCAGCACCGTAGCTGCCAGCAGATATTCAAGCCCGTGTTCTTTAACTAAAGTGACCATCACCAGAGCCATAGCACCTGTAGCAGCGGAAATCATTCCCGACCTGCCTCCGACAAATGCAATAACTACGGCAATACAGAAAGAAGCATAAAGCCCGACTTTCGGGTCAACACCCGCAATAATGGAAAAAGCGATAGCTTCAGGGATAAGTGCAAGTGCCACTACCATTCCTGCCGGTAAATCACCACGGATATTGCCGAACCACTCGGCACGAAGTCGAGAAAGAACCATCTAAAACCTTGTATTTTATTTGCACAAAAGTGCCGGAATTACATCGTGTTTTGCGAAAACAAGGCACATTTTTATAGATTGCGTGTTTTTATACAGACTACACTGACAAAGTCAAGCAGTTATAGGCTTTTTATCACTACAATTCATAATCTAAAGCGGGGTGTAATCTACTACGGTTCCTATACATACTTAGTCCTGCCAGAAATAAGACGAGAACAGCACAAGTATGGTAAATATTTCCAACCTTCCAAGTAGCATGGCAAACGACAATACCCATTTTGCAAGAACAGGTACGTCAGCATAATTTCCCGCAGGGCCGATAACATCGCCAAGCCCGGGTCCCACATTTGCAAGAGTGGCTGCCGCACCGCTCATACTTGAAATATAATCAAGACCGCATAATGAAAGTATGAGTGCCACCACTAAAAATGAGAACGCAAACAATATTATATAGCTCATAACGGAACTTGTGATAGCTTCTGAAAGCGGTTTTCCGTTAAAACGCGGGCGTATTACGGCATGGGGCTGTATAAGGTGGTTTATCTGTGCTTTGGCGGTTTGGTATAAAACCTGATATCTGAATACCTTTATACCGCCCGTAGTCGAGCCGGTACAACCTCCGACAACGGATAACATAAATATTAACGTTACCGGAAAACCTCCCCAAATAGAATAATCCGTAGAAGCAAAACCTGTCGTAGTTGCAATGGACACAAGATTAAATAACGAAACTCTTAATGCGTAGGTCAAGTCCATACCGTTATTAAGAGTTAGCCATATAGCACAAGCAAGAGCACTAAGAGCAACTATCGTAAGAAACCATCTAACCTGAGAATCTTTGTGTAATGCACTTACATTGCCTTGTAACAAATGAATGTATAGAACAAACGGTATTCCTCCTGCCAGCATGAAAAAAATTACTATATACTCTATATGAATGCTGTTGAAATACCCTATGGACTGATCGTGCGTTGAAAATCCTCCTGTAGATACAGTTGACATTGCATGGTTAATAGCGTCAAAATGACTCATTCCCGCCCAAATAAGCATAATGTAGCATATAACGGTAAGTAACAGATAAACGCTTCCTATTGCTATTGATATCTGTGCTGTTCTGGGCAGTATTTTTTCCGTTTTATCCGATGATTCGGTTCGGAATAACTGCATACCGCCGATATTTAACATCGGCAAAACCGCTAAAGCTACCACGATAATTCCGATACCGCCTATCCAGTGCAACAAAGAACGCCATAGCAATATCCCGGGCGGCATATCGTCCAGACCCGTCATAACACTTGCTCCGGTAGTTGTGAGTCCCGACATGGATTCAAAAAAAGCATCGGCAACTGAAAGCCCTGCCGCTGAAAATTTGAAAGGCAACGCCGCAAAACTTACAAGTGCCAACCAGCTAAATGTAGTTAAGACGAATGCCTGTCTGATGTTTAGAGGAGCAGATTTTCCTTTGTTCGTAAGCGTAAGACTAAGCCCGACAAAGAAAGTTATGAAAGATGACAGGAAGAACCCTACCCATTCCTGATCTTGTGACATATAGTCAAATACGGCAGGTATCAGCATGAATACGGCTAGCGTGGTCAGCAAAATACCGATTGCGTATAATACGGGTCTAAAATTATGCATATAATTATATAGTTATTTTTTACAACACTAGTTACTAG encodes:
- a CDS encoding 3-isopropylmalate dehydrogenase, translated to MKKIEVKSPLVILHGDEMAQVAFDMIIERFVKKYLKIPLHEMDLSAKNRLKTNGKIVTDSVERLLECGVGIKNAGITVNKKQLDDLIAELLAQGHAIDKKSLDKLATKSPNGTIRKGIHGNITREDIPFNNLKQIIPQWHGKKIDVLTMETGGLIDSFNQVSQFGGILRLEFTDSKGKKHLLHSRPIEKGDPYLLATNDIQQVKKWAEDLFSRAIKEGRDVYVGLKDTVMPGYDGVMKDAVEEVFKHKFADKFNQKGLKYEYGLIDAQAAAMVVNPPDSALWGIPDNTSGRKMYKLVNELKEYGVPERKHRVAISRMSAGGGDQYGSFNTPAQDNGILTISIGTRTLHAREVSAGDPIMLMSNDPKAIKDWVGQSFADAAKKDQEIYFGLKREYMEYDNLFSDIINEVRDELAEGGKTPPPLMMMTPSKQLNKMVCDPPRNARYAALNLDGDIFSDITAALGGSLATASSIIASKQGTMLFEAPHGTAPDLYIKYLKSNGKEVLFNPSALLYAVANALEVIAEREGNTTLLEYSEKLKNALIATVDDGIITGDIKGKTTDPDKEKLVNLPAFLDEVESRL
- a CDS encoding universal stress protein UspA, with the protein product MGKIIACIDGSKHADSVCILSAWVSIRSSLKISLLHVVAPHAEMEAKGNLSGSIGFGAKSELLEELTKIDEEHGRLELKKGRLMLDHAKEELEKLGISSPEILHRRGSLVEVISELEADAEIIIMGKRGESHNNAPDHLGSNLERVARSVHKPLLIATDSPKDIKRFIIAYDGSPSVKKAVDYITNTPLLKGADCHLLKAGDDNAQTQAIIKEAEDKLKAASFNVHTHIQKGKQVENFVAEYAAANDINLLVIGAYGHSKIRSLILGSTTTSIIRKSDIPVLLFR
- a CDS encoding sodium-independent anion transporter, giving the protein MVLSRLRAEWFGNIRGDLPAGMVVALALIPEAIAFSIIAGVDPKVGLYASFCIAVVIAFVGGRSGMISAATGAMALVMVTLVKEHGLEYLLAATVLTGILQIIAGFLKLGSLLRFVSKSVVTGFVNALAILIFMAQLPEFGGASWQMYAMVAAGLGIIYGLPYITKAVPSPLIAIVVLTAFSIFMGLDIRTVGDMGQLPDTFPLFMIPNIPFNFETLMIILPYSITLAAVGLLESLMTAVIVDDLTDTPSQKNRECAGQGIANIVAGFFGGMAGCAMIGQSVINVKSGGRGRLSTFFAGGFLLFLILVLGDWVKQIPMAALVAVMIMVSIGTFSWASVKNLKTHPKSSSLVMVTTVVVVVATHNLALGVFIGVLMSALFFARKVSHLLLVQSELTDEGKHRIYRVYGQVFFASADNFAAQFDFKEVVERVTIDMKQAHFWDLTGVGSLDKIVLKFRREGTNVKVLGLNEASATIVEKLAIHDKPDAMELMLKH
- a CDS encoding potassium transporter TrkH, with the translated sequence MHNFRPVLYAIGILLTTLAVFMLIPAVFDYMSQDQEWVGFFLSSFITFFVGLSLTLTNKGKSAPLNIRQAFVLTTFSWLALVSFAALPFKFSAAGLSVADAFFESMSGLTTTGASVMTGLDDMPPGILLWRSLLHWIGGIGIIVVALAVLPMLNIGGMQLFRTESSDKTEKILPRTAQISIAIGSVYLLLTVICYIMLIWAGMSHFDAINHAMSTVSTGGFSTHDQSIGYFNSIHIEYIVIFFMLAGGIPFVLYIHLLQGNVSALHKDSQVRWFLTIVALSALACAIWLTLNNGMDLTYALRVSLFNLVSIATTTGFASTDYSIWGGFPVTLIFMLSVVGGCTGSTTGGIKVFRYQVLYQTAKAQINHLIQPHAVIRPRFNGKPLSEAITSSVMSYIILFAFSFLVVALILSLCGLDYISSMSGAAATLANVGPGLGDVIGPAGNYADVPVLAKWVLSFAMLLGRLEIFTILVLFSSYFWQD